In Thalassotalea fonticola, a single genomic region encodes these proteins:
- a CDS encoding MFS transporter has protein sequence MQRSIYTESNYLTYLCGSIFSTQGLWIQRMTLGWMMWDQTHSETWLGMLVFLMFFPTIFVGPLFGVMVDRINRRQAAVVTSVILALLSLLLSLLVWQELVNELMLLIFASGIGVANSAYQSIRLSLVPELVSVSNMPKAIAINAILYNTSRFIGPVIAGLLIKYESNAVALAVVSACYLPLIIVLLLLKLDNCQKAAKTQQFTFFMDIKAGLNYALNSDLIVRLLILITVSAILGRGLLEILPAAADVLYERGVEGLAWLNSAAGIGAIIAGLMLSSSSSERLLMATRLGVITSGLLLIMFSYTRSFELGLLIVGGLSFCATVCGVGTQSLIQLSVVSAFRGRVMSLWGSINIGGGALGGLLFGVLTEFMGYPFTLITMGLVSILIAYVATRCIFLPGTLSPDI, from the coding sequence GTGCAGCGCTCTATTTATACTGAAAGTAATTATCTGACCTATTTGTGTGGCAGTATATTTTCTACTCAGGGTCTTTGGATTCAACGCATGACATTGGGCTGGATGATGTGGGATCAAACTCATTCAGAAACCTGGTTAGGTATGTTGGTTTTTTTAATGTTCTTTCCAACTATATTTGTAGGTCCGTTGTTTGGCGTGATGGTAGATCGCATCAACCGTCGCCAGGCTGCTGTCGTGACCAGTGTTATACTTGCGCTGTTATCACTACTATTATCCTTATTGGTATGGCAAGAGTTAGTGAATGAGCTAATGCTGCTTATTTTTGCCTCGGGAATAGGCGTGGCCAATAGTGCCTATCAGTCGATTCGACTGTCTTTAGTGCCTGAATTGGTCAGCGTTTCGAACATGCCAAAAGCCATTGCCATCAATGCAATTTTATATAATACCTCACGTTTTATTGGGCCGGTTATAGCCGGCTTGTTGATCAAATATGAAAGTAATGCTGTTGCTTTGGCGGTGGTTTCTGCCTGCTATTTACCGTTAATTATCGTTTTATTGCTGTTAAAACTTGATAACTGCCAAAAGGCAGCTAAAACACAACAATTTACTTTTTTTATGGACATAAAGGCTGGACTGAATTACGCGCTGAATTCTGATCTGATCGTGCGTTTATTAATACTTATTACTGTATCTGCCATTTTAGGACGAGGCTTGTTAGAGATATTACCTGCAGCGGCTGATGTGCTCTACGAGCGAGGGGTGGAAGGCTTGGCCTGGTTGAACTCTGCAGCGGGGATCGGAGCTATTATTGCAGGGTTAATGTTGTCATCTTCTAGCTCAGAGCGACTGTTGATGGCCACACGTTTAGGAGTGATTACTTCCGGTTTATTGCTAATAATGTTTAGTTATACCCGTAGTTTTGAACTAGGTTTACTGATAGTGGGAGGATTAAGTTTTTGTGCCACCGTGTGCGGCGTAGGAACTCAGTCACTTATTCAATTATCAGTGGTAAGTGCTTTTAGGGGCCGGGTTATGAGTTTATGGGGTTCCATTAATATTGGTGGAGGTGCATTGGGTGGCTTGTTATTCGGCGTGCTTACCGAGTTTATGGGTTATCCCTTTACGCTCATTACTATGGGGTTAGTCAGTATTCTAATCGCCTATGTCGCTACGCGCTGTATTTTCTTGCCCGGTACACTTTCCCCAGACATATAA